The window AGACGGGCTCGCCGTCGGGGCTGGCGTGCAGCTGGACGTAGTGGATGCCGATTCCGTCGAGCCAGGCCACCAGACCGTCGACGATCCGCCGGCCGTGGCCCCGCCCGCGGGCGGGCGCGTCGGTGACGATCCCGTCCAGGTAGCCGCGTCGGCCGTCGGTCCACCGCGGGCCCGGCAGGTGGTGGGTGACCCAGGCCATGCCGGTGGCGAGCAGGGGTTCGCCGGGCGCTCCGCCGACGACCAGGCAGTGCACGTCGGGGCGTTCTCCGACACGCTCGAGGAACCAGGTGCGGGCGACCTGCCGCCAGGCGGCGTCGGCGGGCCCGGGGTCGATCCCGAGGGCGTCGAGGGCGACGGCGCGCAGGCGTATGAGCTCGGGGACATCGGCCGGTTCGGCCGGGCGGGGCTGCATGAACACTCCGGTGGGCAGCGGTGGGCAGCGGTGGGGGGGAGAGCGGGGAGAGGGGACGGGGTCGGCGCCCGTCCCTACACGACCGGGTTCTCCCGCACCGTCGACAGGTCCGCCGAGGTCTTCGTGGCGATGAACTCGGTGATGGTGTAGGCGCAGACGCCCGCCAAGGTGAACGGGTCCTCGGCCGCGATCCGCTCGATCTCGCCCCGGGACACCCCGCCGGCCAGGATCACGCCCCCGTCGCGCGGGACCTTGCGACCCGACGCGAGGAAGACCCCGGCGGCGTAGTAGCCGTCCAGCCAGGCGATGTGGGCGTCCATCTGCTCCTCGACGGATTCGACGGGGGCGGTGTAGGTGAGCTCCATGACGAACATGATCGCCAGGCTACTCTCGCTCCATCATGACGAGCGCGAAGATCCCCGCCGACGAGGCCGAGGCCCGGGCGATACAGGACGAACTACGCCATCAGGTCGTGCTCACCGAGCCCGGCCCCCCACCCGGCCGCGGCCTGGTCGCGGGAGTGGACGTCGCCTACGACGACGCCCGCGACCTGGTCGCCGCCGCGGCCGTGGTGCTCGACGCGGCCACCCTCGAGGTCGTGGAGGAGGCCACCGCCGTCGGGCACGTGAGCTTCCCCTACGTGCCCGGGCTGCTCGCCTTCCGCGAGCTGCCGACCGTACTGGCCGCCCTCGACTCCCTGAACACCCAGCCGGACCTCGTCGTCTGCGACGGCTACGGCCTCGCCCACCCCCGCGGCTTCGGCCTCGCCTGCCACCTCGGCGTGGTCACCGGGCTCCCGGCCATCGGCGTCGCGAAGAACCCGTTCACCTTCACCTACGAGGAACCGGGCGCCCGGCGCGGTGAGGCCGCCGCGCTGCTCGCGGCCGACGGGGCCGAGGTCGGGCGGGCGCTGCGCACCCAGGACGGGATCAAGCCCGTGTACGTCTCCGTCGGGCACCGGGTCTCGCTGGACAACGCCTGCGCGCACACCCTGGCCCTGAGCCCTCGCTTCCGGATCCCCGAGACCACCCGCCGCGCCGACTCCCTGTGCCGGAAGGCGCTGCGGGAGGCCTCCTGACACCGGCCTCGCAACAGCGGGCGCGCCCGGCCCCCGACAGCGCGGTCGGTCAGCGGACGTCCGCCACCCGGAAGGTGATCCCGGCCTTCTGGAGGCGGGCGATGAGGGCGTCGCCCATCGCCGAGGCCGTCGTCAGCTGCCCGGCCGCCTCCGGCAGGGCGTCATGGGCCAGGCACAGCGCCGACTCGGCCAGCATCTTCGCCGTCTCGCCGTAGCCGGGGTCGCCGCCCGCCACCTCGGTGAGCACGCGCCGGCCGCCGCCCTCGCCCACGAACCGCACGGTGAACCAACTGCGCGCGCGGCGCTCCGCGTCCGGCCCCCGCCCCGGCTCCCAGCGGTCCATCAGCCACCGCCGGGCCGGCGGCACCTGGGCCAGGGCCACCGTCGCTCCCAGCGCCGCCGTACCGCCCACCGCGACGGGCAGGTGCTTCACGGAGGCGTAGTGCCGGTAGCGGAAGTCCGGGCCGTAGCGCTCCAGCGCGGCCGCCGACCGGGCCACGATCCGCGGGTCCAGCGAGGGCAGCGGCAGCGCCCAGGTGCCGGTCTCCCGGCTGAACCGCGGCGCCCCCACCGGGCCGCGCGCCCGCCGGCCCAGCAGGCGGGGCTCGTGCAGCCGGCGGGCCCGGGCGGCAGCCAGGGTCTGGGGGCCACGGCTCAGCGCGGTCAGCGCGGAGGCCAGGGTGCCGCCGGAGAAGAGGGCGTTGGACCGCATGAACCCGTCGACGGTCAGCGGGACGCCCTGCGGCAGCCGCCGGACGGTGAAGTACGCGCCGAGGTCGGCCGGGATCGAGTCGAAGCCGCAGGCGTGCACGATCCGCGCCCCGGTCTCCCGGGCCCGCGCGTCGTGCTCGACGTACATGCGGTCCACGAACTCCGGCTCACCGGTGAGGTCCACGTAGTCGGTGCCCGCCTCGGCGCAGGCGGCCACGAGCTCCTCCCCGTACCAGACGTACGGCCCCACCGTCGTGGCCAGGACCCGGGTGGACGCGGCCAGTTCGCGCACGGCCGCCGCGTCCAGGGCGTCGGCCCGCAGCAGGGGAAGCTGCGCGCATGCCGGATCGATCGAGGCGAGCCGCTCGCGCAGCCGCTCCAGCTTCGCCGTGTCCCGGCCGGCGAGGGCCCACCGGCAGCCGGCGGGTGCGTGCGCGGCGAGGTATTCGGCGGTGAGGGCGCCCACGAACCCGGTGGCGCCGAAGAGTACGACGTCGTAGGCACGTTCCGGCCGGTCGTGCGGGACAGTGGCGTTCATGAGCGCTCCTCCCAGGGGGGTTTCGGTGGCCGAGGCTAGCGCGATGCCCGGCCGTCGGCGCGGGCGGGTGGGGCCGACGGGGTGACGCGGACCGGGCGGTACGAGAACAGCGCCCCGGGCACGGCGTGGAAGCCGTGCCCGGGGCGCTGTGAGGGGCGCTGTGGGGCCACCTGCCCCCGGCCGCCCGTCGGGCGGGCCGGGGCGGGGGCCGCTAGCCCTTCTGGTACAGACCGAAGAGGTCGACGACGAGGTCGATGTCGTCCCAGCCACGGTTCCAGAAGTCGATGATGCCGTTGCTGCCGGTGCTCGCCTGGACCAGGTTCGGGACGGTGTCGCCCTTCGTCCAGTTCAGGTTGGAGGAGTTCGGCGGCGTCGGCCAGATGGCCGTCTCGTTGACGTAGTCGTCCGCCGAGTTCGGGTCCGGGGTGACCGTGAGGTACCCGTTGCCGTTCGTGTTCGTGACCGTGGAGTTCAGCACGAAGCCCGTGACGCTGGGGTCGTCGTGCGAGATCGGCAGGTAGATGTAGCTGTCGCCCCACAGCGGCCCGTAGACCGCGTCGTTGGGGTCACGGGTGTCGAAGACGCGCTCCGGCACCAGCGGCAGGAAGGCGCTCTGGCTGTCCTTGCTGTAGTAGCCGACGACGTCGACGACCACGTCGGCCGGGGCCCAGGCACCGTTGAAGACGCTGATCTTTCCGTCGGCGGAGACGGGCACGATCACCGAGTTGGCGATCGTCTGGCCGGCGAGGAAGTTCAGGTTGGACGTCGTCGGGATCGCGCCGCCGCTCGGGTACACGGTCAGGTGACCGCCGCCCTGCGGGGCGGTCACCGTCACGTTCAGCGCCACGGCGGTGATGCCCTGGGGCACGCCGCGCAGGCCGCTGATCTGGGTGCCGAAGGTCGACTGACCGCCGAGCTTGCGCTTGGCGGTGCCCAGACCCTCACGGGTGTCGACGAAGCGGGTGGGGTCGACCGGGGTGTAGCCGCTGGAAGCCGTGCGGCTGAAGTAGCCGGTGACGTCGGCGATCAGGTCGACCGACTGCCAGCCGCGGTTGGACAGCTCCACGTAGCCGTTCTTGCCGACCGGCACGATGACCAGGTTCGGGACCGTCTGGCCGGCCTTGTGGTTGACGTTCGAGGTCTCGGGCCGCTCGGTGCCCTCGGGGAAGGCCGTGATGAAGCCGCTGTCGGTCGTGTTGGTGACCGTGACGTTCAGGGCCACCGCGGTGACGCCGGCGGGTATCTTGCCGTTGCCGCCGACCTTGACGCGGGTCGACTTGCCCGGGCCGACCTTGCCCTGCGCCACGCCGGTCCCGAAGCGGGTGTCCAGCAGACGGGTCGGGGTGTGCGGGGTGAAGTCGGAGCCCGGCGTGACGGCCTGGATCTCGTTGACGGCGGAGACGCCGTTCGCGGTGTCCTTCACGGTGACCTTGACCGTGTAGGCGCCGACCTCGGCGTAGGTGTGCCCGTTCGTCAGGACCTGGGAGCCGGACGCGCTGACCACGTCGGTCTTCTGGTCGCCCCAGTCGATGGTGACCTCGAGCGGGGTGCTGACGCTCGTGAGGGTGGACTTGAGCTCGATGCCGTGCGCCGACGTGCCGTAGCCGGTCAGACCGACCGTGAGGTTCGGGTTGTCCTCGGCCGACTGCACCGCCGCGGCGCCCGCCGCGCCCGTCTTGGCGGACGGCAGTGCCTTGCGCACCGTACGGTCGGCAGGGCTGGTGAAGGTGTGGCCCTTGGACTTGGAGGCAGCGGCCTTGCCCAGGTCCAGGTCGGGAGTGGACGCGCCACGGGCGTCGGGCTTGGCCGGATCGGCCTGGGCCACGCCCGGAATGAGACCAACGCCTGCCGCGATGGCGGCGACGGAGACTACGAGTCGGCGGTTGCGCACCGGCCCCCCATTTTCTGCTTGAACGTTTGATCAGCTTCGAAAGCGTGTTCAGAGTACATAGCCGCGCAACCGCTGGTCAGGGGGGTGCCCTTTGATCTTGGGCCCGATTCCCGCGGAGTCGGACATCCCGGGACAGGTCACCTGCGGGGAGCCCGCACGGGGGCTTGTGTTCGGTGGAACACGTTCCTAGCATCACTGGTGTTACATCAGTTGTGTCACACAGCCGCACATCATGCACACCATGCACACCAGAGCCGCTGGGGGCCCGATGGCAGTGACAGGGAACGGGAACCGGAACACGGGCGGGCACGGCCCGCTCGCCGGCGTGCGCGTCGTCGAACTGGCGGGCATCGGCCCCGGACCGTTCGCCGCCATGCTCCTCGCCGACCTGGGCGCGGACGTCGTACGGGTGGACCGGCCCGGCGGCGGCGGGCTCGCGGTCAACCCCGCCTATGACATCACCAACCGCAACAAACGGTCCGTGCTCATCGACCTCAAGGCCGCCGACGGGTCCGCCCGTGTCCTGGACCTGGTCGAGAAGGCCGACGTACTCGTCGAAGGGTTCCGGCCGGGGGTCGCCGAGCGGCTCGGCGTCGGCCCGGCCGAGTGCCACGCCCGCAATCCGAGGCTCGTCTACGGCCGGATGACCGGCTGGGGCCAGGACGGCCCGCTCGCCGAGAGCGCGGGGCACGACATCGCGTACATCGCCGTCACCGGCGCCCTCGGCATGATCGGCAGGCCGGAAGAACCGCCGGCCGTACCCGCCAACCTGGTCGGGGACTACGCGGGCGGCTCGCTCTACCTGGTCGTCGGGGTGCTCGCCGCCCTGCACCACGCCCGCGCCACCGGCACCGGCCAGGTCGTCGACGCGGCCATCGTCGACGGCACCGCCCACCTGACCGCCATGATCCACGGAATGATGGCGGCGGGCGGCTGGCAGGACCGCCGCGGGGCCAACCTCCTCGACGGCGGCTGCCCCTTCTACGGCACCTACGAGACCTCCGACGGCCAGTACATGGCGGTCGGCGCGCTGGAGCAGCAGTTCTACGACACCTTCGTGGAGCTCCTCGGCATCACGGACCGGGCCCCGGCCCGCAAGGACCTCGCCCGCTGGGGCGAGCTGCGCGACGTTGTCGCCGCACGCTTCAGAACCCGTACCCGGGCGCAGTGGACGGCCGTCTTCGAGGGGAGCGACGCCTGCGTGGCACCCGTGCTCTCGCTGCGCGAAGCACCTGACCACCCGCACCTCGCCGCCCGCGGGACCTTCACCGACTTCGGCGGGATCGTCCAGCCCGCACCCGCGCCGCGGTTCTCGGTGACCCCGGGCGCCGTCACCGCGGGCCCGGCGCAGCCGGGTGCGCACGCCGAGTCGGTCGCGGCCGACTGGGACGTACCGGCCCTGCTCGGGAAGGAGGAGGAGAACTGATGGAACTGTCCATGATGCTCGACTACGCCGGGGATCCGCGCCGGGCGGCCGACGAGGCCGCCGCGCTGGAGGCGGCCGGGCTCGACGCCGTGTGGGTGGCCGAGGCCTGGGGCTTCGACTCCCCGACGATCATGGGCTATCTCGCCGCCCGCACCGAGCGGCTGAAGATCGGCTCGGCCATCCTCAACGTCTACTCGCGCACTCCCGGCCTCATCGCCCAGACCGCCGCCGGCCTGGACGCGCTCTCCGGCGGCCGGGCCATGCTCGGCCTCGGCGCCTCCGGCCCGCAGGTCGTCGAGGGCTGGCACGGCATGGCGTACGACAAGCCGCTCGGCCGGACCCGCGAGACGGTCGAGCTGTGCCGGCGCATCTGGCGCCGCGAGACGATCGACCACCACGGCATCACCGACATGCCGCTGCCGCCCGAGAAGGGCGGCCGGCACGGCAAACCGCTGAAGATCCTCACCCGGCCGGTCC is drawn from Streptomyces sp. NBC_01232 and contains these coding sequences:
- a CDS encoding GNAT family N-acetyltransferase: MQPRPAEPADVPELIRLRAVALDALGIDPGPADAAWRQVARTWFLERVGERPDVHCLVVGGAPGEPLLATGMAWVTHHLPGPRWTDGRRGYLDGIVTDAPARGRGHGRRIVDGLVAWLDGIGIHYVQLHASPDGEPVYRAAGFTAGRYPGMDLFTTPTPPAAPPGPSAADTAGTVGTAGPAGVPGG
- a CDS encoding YciI family protein, coding for MFVMELTYTAPVESVEEQMDAHIAWLDGYYAAGVFLASGRKVPRDGGVILAGGVSRGEIERIAAEDPFTLAGVCAYTITEFIATKTSADLSTVRENPVV
- a CDS encoding endonuclease V, whose amino-acid sequence is MTSAKIPADEAEARAIQDELRHQVVLTEPGPPPGRGLVAGVDVAYDDARDLVAAAAVVLDAATLEVVEEATAVGHVSFPYVPGLLAFRELPTVLAALDSLNTQPDLVVCDGYGLAHPRGFGLACHLGVVTGLPAIGVAKNPFTFTYEEPGARRGEAAALLAADGAEVGRALRTQDGIKPVYVSVGHRVSLDNACAHTLALSPRFRIPETTRRADSLCRKALREAS
- a CDS encoding saccharopine dehydrogenase family protein — encoded protein: MNATVPHDRPERAYDVVLFGATGFVGALTAEYLAAHAPAGCRWALAGRDTAKLERLRERLASIDPACAQLPLLRADALDAAAVRELAASTRVLATTVGPYVWYGEELVAACAEAGTDYVDLTGEPEFVDRMYVEHDARARETGARIVHACGFDSIPADLGAYFTVRRLPQGVPLTVDGFMRSNALFSGGTLASALTALSRGPQTLAAARARRLHEPRLLGRRARGPVGAPRFSRETGTWALPLPSLDPRIVARSAAALERYGPDFRYRHYASVKHLPVAVGGTAALGATVALAQVPPARRWLMDRWEPGRGPDAERRARSWFTVRFVGEGGGRRVLTEVAGGDPGYGETAKMLAESALCLAHDALPEAAGQLTTASAMGDALIARLQKAGITFRVADVR
- a CDS encoding CaiB/BaiF CoA transferase family protein, which encodes MAVTGNGNRNTGGHGPLAGVRVVELAGIGPGPFAAMLLADLGADVVRVDRPGGGGLAVNPAYDITNRNKRSVLIDLKAADGSARVLDLVEKADVLVEGFRPGVAERLGVGPAECHARNPRLVYGRMTGWGQDGPLAESAGHDIAYIAVTGALGMIGRPEEPPAVPANLVGDYAGGSLYLVVGVLAALHHARATGTGQVVDAAIVDGTAHLTAMIHGMMAAGGWQDRRGANLLDGGCPFYGTYETSDGQYMAVGALEQQFYDTFVELLGITDRAPARKDLARWGELRDVVAARFRTRTRAQWTAVFEGSDACVAPVLSLREAPDHPHLAARGTFTDFGGIVQPAPAPRFSVTPGAVTAGPAQPGAHAESVAADWDVPALLGKEEEN